In Prescottella soli, a genomic segment contains:
- a CDS encoding MCE family protein, producing the protein MIETPSKLRRRILGVAFFLVLALFVGGTIASYNKTFKPVVKVDLVTDTVGNALPRNADVKVRGLIVGEVRDASTSNGKVTSVMAIEPDKAELIPSNATARLLPKTLFGERYVDLVMPENASPNPIAAGGTIYQDKSGNAVELGKMLDGLLPLLQAIPPESLASTLGALSQALDGRGEQIGVTLDQLDTIFAGVNTRMPDLKAGLQSFATFTQTYSEAAPQLIDALDNLRTTNATIVQERSSIDALMASVTSTGSSTADLLATNRDSLISIAADSREALEILARFSGTFGCTFKNFADVMRRSGAITGEGSDLPGARATIELVNPRGRYLPNQDEPRLIDTRGPRCYEPPPLGTDIGQYPGGSIHDGSYQVPTRNAGDQNIPEIPAPQYSVMPAATAPVTYVGSQLERDTLAVVYGEATGTAPADVPSWTTRIGAPALRGKEVSVK; encoded by the coding sequence ATGATCGAGACGCCGTCGAAGCTGCGCCGCCGCATCCTTGGAGTCGCGTTCTTCCTGGTCCTCGCCCTGTTCGTGGGCGGCACGATTGCCAGCTACAACAAGACGTTCAAGCCTGTCGTCAAGGTCGATCTCGTGACCGACACCGTCGGCAACGCGCTCCCGCGCAATGCGGACGTCAAGGTCCGCGGCCTCATCGTCGGCGAGGTGCGCGACGCGTCCACGTCCAACGGCAAGGTCACGTCGGTCATGGCGATCGAACCGGACAAGGCCGAGTTGATCCCGTCGAACGCGACCGCCCGCCTGCTCCCGAAGACGCTGTTCGGCGAGCGGTACGTCGACCTGGTCATGCCGGAGAATGCGAGCCCGAACCCGATCGCGGCCGGCGGCACCATCTACCAGGACAAGAGCGGTAACGCCGTCGAACTCGGCAAGATGCTCGATGGCCTGCTGCCGCTGCTGCAGGCCATCCCACCGGAGAGCCTGGCGTCCACGCTGGGTGCGCTGTCGCAGGCACTGGACGGCCGCGGCGAGCAGATCGGGGTCACGCTCGACCAGCTGGACACGATCTTCGCCGGCGTCAACACCCGGATGCCGGACCTGAAGGCGGGTCTCCAGAGTTTCGCGACGTTCACCCAGACGTACTCGGAGGCTGCTCCGCAGTTGATCGATGCGCTCGACAACCTGCGCACCACCAACGCGACGATCGTGCAGGAGCGGAGTTCGATCGACGCGCTCATGGCGTCGGTGACGTCGACCGGCTCGAGCACCGCGGATCTGCTGGCCACCAACCGTGATTCGCTCATCTCGATCGCGGCGGACTCGCGCGAGGCGCTCGAGATCCTGGCGCGTTTCTCCGGGACGTTCGGCTGCACCTTCAAGAACTTCGCGGACGTGATGAGGCGGTCGGGGGCAATCACCGGCGAGGGCTCCGACCTGCCCGGCGCGCGGGCGACGATCGAACTCGTCAATCCCCGTGGCCGCTACCTGCCCAACCAGGACGAACCGCGGCTGATCGACACCCGTGGGCCGCGTTGCTACGAGCCGCCGCCGCTGGGCACCGACATCGGCCAGTACCCGGGCGGTTCGATCCACGACGGTTCGTACCAGGTCCCGACCCGGAACGCGGGCGACCAGAACATCCCGGAGATTCCGGCCCCGCAGTACTCGGTGATGCCGGCGGCGACGGCGCCCGTGACGTACGTGGGCTCGCAGCTCGAGCGTGACACCCTCGCCGTCGTATACGGCGAAGCGACCGGCACAGCCCCGGCGGACGTGCCGTCCTGGACCACCAGGATCGGCGCCCCGGCGCTCCGTGGAAAGGAGGTGAGCGTCAAGTGA
- a CDS encoding MlaD family protein yields MRGVAAPLVKLLVFAVITIIATGFLALTISNSTSTGGTRFNARFTDVTSLNKGDEVRIAGVRVGQVTKIEIVDDREAQVEFAVTDRNWLPASTTATIRFRNLVGQRYIALEQGTGQQGYKMNAGETIPLDRTKPAVNLTTLFNGFRPLFQTLSADDVNKLSYQIIQVFQGEGGTIEELVANTASLTNTIADKDKVIGQLITNLNQVLDTVNKRDEQVDQLIVNTERLVSGLNTDRGVIGQSVQSLSELTSATADLLVPTRPSIQGSIAGLNTLAGHVNERSADVNKVLANLPVKMEKLGRAGSYGSWFQFYLCGIDIVAGPGTAPQLNLPTNLPTVNQPIYTNAAPRCYAEGGR; encoded by the coding sequence CTGCGAGGGGTGGCTGCGCCGCTCGTCAAACTGCTGGTCTTCGCGGTGATCACGATCATCGCGACGGGCTTTCTCGCCTTGACGATCTCGAACTCCACCTCCACCGGGGGCACCAGGTTCAACGCCCGGTTCACCGACGTGACCTCACTCAACAAGGGGGACGAGGTCCGCATCGCCGGTGTCCGCGTCGGTCAGGTGACGAAGATCGAGATCGTCGACGACCGCGAGGCGCAGGTCGAGTTCGCGGTCACCGACCGGAACTGGCTGCCCGCCAGTACGACCGCGACGATCCGGTTCCGCAACCTCGTCGGGCAGCGGTACATCGCGCTCGAGCAGGGCACCGGTCAGCAGGGTTACAAGATGAACGCGGGGGAGACGATCCCGCTGGACCGGACCAAGCCGGCCGTGAACCTCACGACGCTGTTCAACGGCTTTCGGCCGCTGTTCCAGACGCTCAGCGCCGACGACGTCAACAAACTGTCGTACCAGATCATCCAGGTGTTCCAGGGGGAGGGCGGAACGATCGAGGAGCTCGTGGCGAACACCGCGTCCCTGACCAACACGATCGCCGACAAGGACAAGGTGATCGGCCAGCTGATCACCAACCTCAACCAGGTGCTCGACACCGTCAACAAGCGTGACGAGCAGGTCGACCAGCTGATCGTGAACACCGAGCGCCTGGTGAGCGGGCTCAACACCGACCGTGGCGTGATCGGGCAGTCGGTGCAGTCGCTCTCGGAGCTCACCAGCGCGACCGCGGATCTCCTGGTGCCGACGCGTCCGTCGATCCAGGGCTCGATCGCGGGCCTCAACACGCTGGCCGGACACGTCAACGAGCGATCCGCCGATGTGAACAAGGTGCTCGCGAATCTGCCGGTGAAGATGGAGAAGCTGGGGCGCGCCGGTAGCTACGGGTCGTGGTTCCAGTTCTACCTGTGCGGCATCGACATCGTCGCCGGGCCGGGCACGGCGCCGCAGCTCAACCTGCCGACAAACCTGCCGACGGTCAACCAGCCGATTTACACCAATGCGGCTCCCCGCTGCTACGCGGAGGGTGGCCGATGA
- a CDS encoding MCE family protein encodes MTKKRNPAVTGGLGILVILLATMSAFFLDSLPIVGAANRYTAEFSEAAGLKPGNEVRVAGVKIGKVTDIDLAGDRVLVTFQTKDAWVGDQTTASIQIKTILGQKYLALDPRGTEVLDPRTPIPLERTTSPYDVIDAFSDAATTLEQIDTTQLASSFEVLSQSFAGTPDEIRGSLDGVARLSETIAKRDQELGKLFEATKQTSQILADRNEQFEKILANGGTLLAELNTRQQAIGQLLTSTQTLSRELTGLVADNEAQITPALTQLQGVIDILNANQQNVSKALEYAAPFYRIYANVLGNGRWFDTVVTNLTPPGLPDIPGYREPFRTLGGN; translated from the coding sequence ATGACGAAGAAGCGCAATCCGGCGGTCACCGGAGGCCTCGGCATCCTGGTGATTCTGCTCGCCACCATGTCGGCGTTCTTCCTCGACAGCCTGCCGATCGTCGGCGCTGCCAATCGGTACACCGCCGAGTTCTCGGAGGCCGCGGGCCTCAAGCCGGGCAACGAGGTCCGAGTGGCCGGCGTGAAGATCGGCAAGGTCACCGACATCGACCTGGCCGGTGACCGGGTGCTCGTCACGTTCCAGACCAAGGATGCGTGGGTGGGCGACCAGACGACGGCGTCGATCCAGATCAAGACGATCCTGGGGCAGAAGTACCTCGCCCTCGACCCGCGCGGCACCGAGGTGCTCGACCCGCGGACGCCGATCCCGCTCGAGCGGACCACGTCGCCGTACGACGTGATCGACGCGTTCAGCGACGCGGCGACGACGCTCGAGCAGATCGACACGACGCAGCTGGCGTCGAGCTTCGAGGTGCTGTCTCAGTCGTTCGCGGGAACGCCCGACGAGATCCGTGGGTCGCTCGACGGTGTCGCCCGGCTGTCGGAGACGATCGCCAAGCGCGACCAGGAGCTGGGGAAACTGTTCGAGGCGACCAAGCAGACGTCGCAGATTCTCGCGGATCGGAACGAGCAGTTCGAGAAGATCCTCGCGAACGGCGGCACCTTGCTGGCGGAGCTCAACACCCGCCAGCAGGCCATCGGGCAGCTGCTCACCAGCACCCAGACGCTGTCGCGGGAGCTCACGGGGCTGGTCGCCGACAACGAGGCCCAGATCACCCCGGCGCTCACGCAGTTGCAGGGCGTCATCGACATCCTCAACGCGAACCAGCAGAACGTGAGCAAGGCGCTCGAGTACGCGGCGCCGTTCTACCGGATCTACGCCAACGTCCTCGGAAACGGTCGATGGTTCGACACTGTCGTGACGAACCTGACCCCGCCCGGGCTGCCGGACATCCCCGGATACCGCGAGCCCTTCCGCACCCTGGGGGGTAACTGA
- a CDS encoding MCE family protein translates to MSEARAGTRRWIPVALIAAFAVVVAGVLWWVFQNAGTTKITAYFDKSVGIYEGSDVRVLGVKVGSVDSVVPQGDQVQVTMTVERGVDIPADAKAAQVTPSVVSDRYIQLTPAYTGGEKMSRDATIPRERTATPVEVDELYASVTQLSEALGPNGANKDGALSDLVDTAAANLDGNGDALGNTFTQLSAAARTLSDSRADIFDTVKNLQVFVSALAANDAQVRQFNTQLADLSGFLAGEKQNLGLALNQLSLALGDVARFVENNRDLLAQNLDGLTTVTRTVADQRDALAEALVTIPLAVSNLVNAHDAESGTLQMRVDLPDLQDPFGLGCKLIDVAKLMPGDPRFEALGRQMQPVIDNCKVVTDQLTAGVKTPTLNLPLGILSGDNQQRGTVPGTVPGTPSPRLGGTQGGTP, encoded by the coding sequence ATGAGTGAGGCTCGGGCCGGAACCCGCAGGTGGATTCCGGTGGCGCTGATCGCGGCGTTCGCCGTCGTTGTCGCCGGTGTGCTGTGGTGGGTGTTCCAGAACGCGGGAACCACCAAGATCACCGCCTACTTCGACAAGTCCGTGGGCATCTACGAGGGCTCCGACGTGCGCGTGCTCGGCGTGAAGGTCGGCAGCGTCGATTCGGTGGTCCCGCAGGGCGACCAGGTGCAGGTCACGATGACCGTCGAGCGCGGGGTCGACATCCCGGCCGACGCGAAGGCCGCGCAGGTGACGCCGTCGGTCGTCTCCGACCGCTACATCCAGCTCACCCCGGCCTACACGGGTGGCGAGAAGATGAGCCGCGATGCGACCATCCCGCGGGAGCGGACGGCGACGCCGGTAGAGGTCGACGAGCTGTACGCGAGCGTCACCCAGTTGTCGGAGGCGCTGGGTCCGAACGGCGCCAACAAGGACGGCGCGCTGTCGGACCTCGTCGACACGGCGGCCGCGAACCTCGACGGCAACGGCGACGCGCTGGGCAACACGTTCACGCAGCTCTCGGCGGCGGCACGCACGCTGTCGGACTCTCGCGCCGACATCTTCGACACCGTCAAGAACCTGCAGGTGTTCGTGAGCGCCCTCGCCGCGAACGACGCGCAGGTGCGCCAGTTCAACACCCAGTTGGCCGACCTGAGCGGGTTCCTGGCGGGGGAGAAGCAGAACCTGGGGCTGGCGCTCAACCAGCTGTCGCTCGCGCTCGGCGACGTGGCCCGGTTCGTCGAGAACAATCGGGATCTGCTCGCGCAGAACCTCGACGGGCTCACGACAGTCACCCGGACGGTGGCGGATCAGCGGGACGCGCTCGCGGAGGCGCTGGTGACGATTCCGTTGGCGGTGAGCAATCTGGTCAATGCGCACGACGCCGAGTCGGGCACGCTGCAGATGCGCGTCGACCTGCCGGATCTGCAGGATCCGTTCGGCCTGGGCTGCAAGCTCATCGACGTGGCGAAGCTGATGCCCGGTGATCCGCGGTTCGAGGCGCTGGGGCGGCAGATGCAGCCGGTGATCGACAACTGCAAGGTCGTCACGGATCAGCTGACGGCCGGTGTGAAGACCCCGACGCTGAACCTGCCGCTCGGCATCCTGAGCGGCGACAACCAGCAGCGCGGCACCGTGCCGGGCACCGTCCCGGGTACGCCGTCGCCGCGGCTGGGCGGAACCCAGGGGGGCACGCCGTGA
- a CDS encoding MCE family protein — protein sequence MCVLAVAATGCASGGIYSVPLPGGADIGNDPMHVKIEFDDVLDLVPQSTVKVDGVPVGRVESIEVANDGWTAQVETLVNRSVDLPANAVAEVQQSNLLGEKFIAISAPDADPSTERLASGATIPVDRTRHATDIEQVLGAMSLLLNGGGVAQLQPIVSELETALDGRETKVRGLLEQANTLVAGLDEQRDSITRALDGLDTLSARVGDQTAKLEKILDELPQGVNILAEQRPQLVQMLAQVDRLGQVGTDVINESKDNLIADLRALRPTLQQLADATPDIITSAPIVPTFPFPDSIIPSIHGGMSNVFLSIDLQIGDTLSNLGVGKGDPAYYPPEYGPPVPVNPSNPYYNGNGARPGWPTVSLLPLPPIVPNPVPAPGTSPVSAPLTAQQNPFDAFLKQLGVGE from the coding sequence ATGTGCGTGCTCGCGGTGGCCGCGACGGGATGCGCCTCGGGTGGGATCTACTCGGTCCCGCTGCCCGGCGGCGCCGACATCGGCAACGATCCGATGCACGTGAAGATCGAGTTCGACGACGTGCTCGATCTCGTGCCCCAGTCGACCGTCAAGGTCGACGGTGTTCCGGTGGGCCGGGTCGAGAGCATCGAGGTGGCGAACGACGGCTGGACCGCGCAGGTCGAGACCCTGGTCAACAGGTCGGTCGATCTGCCGGCCAACGCGGTCGCCGAGGTGCAGCAGTCGAATCTGCTGGGTGAGAAGTTCATCGCGATCTCGGCGCCGGATGCGGACCCGTCCACCGAGCGGTTGGCGAGCGGCGCGACGATCCCGGTGGATCGCACCCGGCACGCCACCGACATCGAGCAGGTGCTCGGCGCGATGTCGCTGCTGCTCAACGGTGGCGGCGTCGCGCAGTTGCAGCCGATCGTCTCGGAGCTCGAGACGGCGCTCGACGGTCGAGAGACGAAGGTTCGTGGTCTGCTCGAGCAGGCCAACACCCTGGTCGCGGGACTCGACGAGCAGCGCGACTCGATCACGCGCGCGCTGGACGGCCTGGACACGCTCAGCGCCCGCGTCGGCGACCAGACGGCCAAGCTCGAGAAGATCCTCGACGAGCTACCGCAGGGCGTGAACATCCTCGCCGAGCAGCGCCCGCAGCTGGTGCAGATGCTCGCGCAGGTGGATCGGCTCGGTCAGGTGGGCACCGACGTCATCAACGAGTCGAAGGACAACCTGATCGCCGATCTGCGGGCATTGCGGCCGACGCTGCAGCAGCTCGCCGACGCCACCCCGGACATCATCACGTCGGCGCCGATCGTGCCCACGTTCCCGTTCCCGGACTCGATCATTCCCTCGATCCACGGCGGCATGTCCAACGTGTTCCTGTCCATCGACCTGCAGATCGGTGACACCCTGTCGAACCTCGGTGTCGGCAAGGGGGACCCGGCGTACTACCCGCCGGAGTACGGTCCGCCGGTGCCGGTGAACCCGAGCAACCCGTACTACAACGGCAACGGCGCGCGGCCGGGCTGGCCGACGGTGTCGCTGCTGCCGCTGCCGCCGATCGTGCCCAATCCGGTTCCGGCGCCCGGCACCTCGCCGGTGTCCGCGCCGCTGACCGCGCAGCAGAACCCGTTCGATGCGTTCCTGAAGCAGCTGGGGGTGGGTGAGTAA
- a CDS encoding MlaD family protein, producing MVSRLARWQLVAFIVVAVLGISYVGAKYVRLDTLLGFGEYQVDAQLANSGGIFTNAEVTYRGVPVGRVGDLTLTEHGVSVALMIDDGAPKIPASAKAVVANRSAIGEQYVDLQPDTDEGPYLTDGSVITQPNTSTPIPVEDLIGSVDSLARSVPTDALHTTVVELGKALTGKGEDLQVLVDSLGRFTATANEALPQTLALVSDGRTVFDTQADQSGAIRQFSDGLQQVAAQLKSSDPDVRRLIGTGADASDTVGKVVANSGDALTTNLTNLNTTLTTLAPRSVALQPLFQFLPALSAGASDVAPGDGTIHFGLVLETNNPVPCTPGYEGTQEILAQMKAQNPSFDDTVDDFPFNTKVRCAVEQGNPTGVRSAERIVYADPRTPQPWDSTPKTDPDKLNLNPIATQLATLMGVVPAR from the coding sequence ATGGTCTCGCGTCTGGCCAGGTGGCAGTTGGTGGCGTTCATCGTCGTGGCGGTACTCGGTATCAGCTACGTCGGTGCCAAGTACGTGCGGCTGGACACGCTGCTGGGGTTCGGCGAGTACCAGGTGGACGCGCAGCTCGCGAACTCCGGCGGCATCTTCACCAACGCCGAGGTGACGTACCGCGGGGTGCCCGTCGGCCGGGTCGGCGACCTCACGCTGACCGAGCACGGCGTGTCGGTCGCACTCATGATCGACGACGGAGCGCCGAAGATCCCGGCGTCGGCGAAGGCCGTCGTCGCCAACCGGTCCGCGATCGGTGAGCAGTACGTGGACCTGCAGCCGGACACCGACGAGGGTCCCTACCTCACCGACGGCTCGGTGATCACCCAGCCGAACACGTCGACGCCGATTCCGGTCGAGGACCTGATCGGAAGTGTCGACAGTCTCGCGCGGTCGGTGCCCACCGATGCGCTGCACACCACCGTCGTGGAGCTGGGCAAGGCGCTCACCGGCAAGGGGGAGGACCTGCAGGTCCTGGTCGATTCGCTCGGCCGGTTCACCGCGACCGCGAACGAGGCGCTGCCGCAGACGCTCGCGCTCGTCAGCGACGGCCGGACGGTGTTCGACACCCAGGCCGACCAGTCCGGCGCGATCCGTCAGTTCAGCGACGGCCTCCAGCAGGTCGCCGCGCAGCTGAAGTCGAGCGACCCCGACGTCCGCCGGCTGATCGGCACCGGGGCCGACGCCAGCGACACGGTCGGCAAGGTCGTGGCGAACAGCGGCGACGCCCTGACCACGAATCTGACGAACCTGAACACGACGCTGACCACGCTCGCGCCCCGATCGGTCGCGCTGCAGCCGCTGTTCCAGTTCCTGCCGGCCCTGTCGGCGGGTGCGTCGGACGTCGCGCCCGGCGACGGCACCATCCACTTCGGGCTGGTGCTCGAGACCAACAATCCGGTGCCGTGCACGCCGGGCTACGAGGGCACCCAGGAGATCCTCGCGCAGATGAAGGCCCAGAACCCGAGCTTCGACGACACCGTCGACGACTTCCCGTTCAACACGAAGGTGCGGTGCGCGGTCGAGCAGGGCAACCCGACCGGCGTCCGCAGCGCCGAACGCATCGTCTACGCCGATCCGCGGACCCCGCAGCCGTGGGACAGCACCCCCAAGACCGATCCCGACAAGTTGAATCTGAACCCGATCGCCACCCAGCTCGCGACCCTGATGGGCGTCGTGCCGGCCCGGTAG
- a CDS encoding mammalian cell entry protein has translation MTDTTTKNSKTLVAATVAVVVLLVGAVVAAGWFGVGWAQAAFVEKPKADARESVLSDARQAAINLNSFDADNLDQSFANIESSITGGLVDDLNSTKDQLAQQTKQTGARSTAEVLGATLTSLNTDDGTADALVVLATTTTWPDQSSRKVRVTMRLTMDEGDDGVWRASKSVNLGNAAVLDESPAKAPAQAPAPTPPADPNAGSATPAPDAGGQ, from the coding sequence GTGACGGACACCACGACCAAGAACAGCAAGACCCTCGTCGCGGCAACCGTTGCGGTGGTCGTTCTCCTCGTCGGCGCCGTCGTGGCGGCCGGCTGGTTCGGTGTCGGATGGGCGCAGGCCGCGTTCGTGGAGAAGCCCAAGGCGGACGCCCGCGAGTCGGTGCTGTCCGACGCCCGCCAGGCGGCGATCAACCTCAACTCGTTCGACGCCGACAACCTCGACCAGTCGTTCGCGAACATCGAGTCGTCGATCACAGGCGGCCTGGTCGACGACCTGAACTCGACGAAGGACCAGCTCGCGCAGCAGACGAAGCAGACCGGCGCCCGCAGCACCGCCGAGGTGCTGGGCGCGACGCTGACGTCGCTGAACACCGACGACGGCACGGCCGACGCGCTCGTCGTCCTCGCCACGACGACGACGTGGCCTGACCAGTCGTCCCGCAAGGTGCGGGTGACCATGCGTCTGACCATGGACGAGGGCGACGACGGCGTCTGGCGGGCGTCGAAGTCCGTGAACCTCGGCAATGCTGCGGTGCTCGACGAGTCTCCCGCGAAGGCGCCCGCACAGGCGCCCGCACCGACCCCGCCGGCGGATCCGAACGCCGGATCGGCCACGCCCGCGCCCGACGCCGGTGGCCAGTAG